One genomic region from Ewingella sp. CoE-038-23 encodes:
- a CDS encoding helix-turn-helix domain-containing protein, with the protein MYNIEKPDFHDQLIKELLYWIEVNLNDRLTMERASKKTGYSPWYLQRLFKSKTGYALGKYIRDRRLTMAAIALRLTNMPILDISLYYSYDSQQTFTRSFKKNFAETPAVFRRNAEWNMGGITAPLLIDEFPAPSYEIIELPEMSFVGKTQRHSYPIEALFNPKNHVHRDAMHHYLKDPTCLDRAAWGLADCRASDEVESVMGMDMLYTVARQLGEESREGDCDELVEQIVIPAGRYLKFDYTHELDRLNDFILYMYSVFLPTQDLQFRLGHDLEKYTRTASENGITCEYYIPIA; encoded by the coding sequence TTGTACAACATCGAAAAACCTGATTTCCACGACCAGCTGATCAAAGAGCTGCTGTACTGGATTGAAGTTAATCTGAATGACCGTCTGACCATGGAGAGAGCCTCGAAGAAAACGGGCTACTCGCCGTGGTATCTGCAACGCCTGTTTAAAAGCAAAACGGGCTATGCCTTGGGGAAATACATCCGCGATCGCCGTTTGACCATGGCGGCCATTGCTCTGCGCCTGACCAATATGCCGATTCTGGATATCTCGCTCTACTACTCTTATGACTCGCAGCAGACCTTCACTCGCTCTTTTAAGAAGAACTTTGCCGAGACGCCCGCCGTGTTTCGCCGCAACGCCGAGTGGAATATGGGCGGCATCACCGCGCCGCTGCTGATCGACGAATTTCCTGCGCCGAGCTATGAAATTATCGAGCTGCCGGAGATGTCATTTGTCGGCAAAACCCAGCGCCACAGCTATCCGATTGAAGCGTTATTCAATCCAAAAAACCATGTGCACCGCGACGCCATGCATCACTACCTGAAAGATCCGACCTGCCTCGACCGTGCGGCTTGGGGTTTGGCGGATTGCCGGGCCAGTGACGAAGTGGAATCGGTGATGGGCATGGACATGCTCTACACCGTGGCGCGCCAACTCGGCGAAGAGAGTCGAGAGGGGGATTGCGACGAGCTAGTGGAACAGATAGTGATCCCGGCGGGTCGCTATTTGAAATTCGACTACACCCACGAGTTGGATCGCCTTAACGATTTCATTCTATATATGTATTCGGTGTTTTTACCGACGCAAGATTTGCAGTTCCGCCTCGGGCATGATTTGGAAAAGTACACCCGCACCGCCAGCGAAAATGGCATTACCTGCGAATATTACATTCCTATTGCCTAG
- a CDS encoding TetR family transcriptional regulator has protein sequence MMLAPPSFKTGNFLVYLCKQDRQAAILQAAARVALDEGLAATTVRRVACEASTASGQVHHHFSSAASLRAEAYALVMRELQWDLEATSCHLPALERLQLYLIDAKHERYLQAIRLWREAMLLSEQDELMKAAFAGSLYDWHRLVTNVIHSGLQNGQFTATDDAQDIAWRLIGLASSFDGMSRLESLGLTREKVAYNLNRAIEKELFLPSSTH, from the coding sequence ATGATGCTTGCCCCACCGAGTTTTAAAACGGGTAATTTCTTGGTTTATCTCTGTAAACAGGACAGGCAGGCCGCCATTTTGCAGGCCGCCGCACGCGTGGCGTTGGATGAAGGATTAGCCGCCACCACGGTGAGACGCGTAGCGTGTGAAGCGAGCACCGCCTCAGGTCAGGTGCATCACCACTTCTCCAGCGCGGCATCCCTGCGGGCAGAAGCCTATGCGCTGGTGATGCGTGAACTGCAATGGGATCTGGAAGCCACCAGCTGTCACCTGCCTGCGCTGGAACGGCTACAGCTCTATCTCATTGATGCGAAACATGAAAGATACCTACAGGCCATCCGCCTGTGGCGAGAAGCCATGCTGTTGAGCGAACAAGATGAACTGATGAAAGCCGCCTTCGCCGGTTCACTCTACGACTGGCATCGGCTAGTCACTAATGTCATCCATTCCGGGCTACAAAACGGTCAATTCACGGCGACGGATGACGCGCAGGACATTGCCTGGCGGCTAATTGGCTTAGCCAGCAGCTTCGACGGTATGTCGCGCCTCGAGTCGCTGGGTTTAACGCGGGAAAAAGTGGCTTACAACTTAAACCGCGCGATTGAAAAAGAGTTGTTTTTACCTTCTAGCACCCATTGA
- a CDS encoding class I SAM-dependent methyltransferase, translated as MNNTNDIFNGEFSRQYDAYNESLNEIANNLHMLIAVLLRDLPKKARILCVGVGTGSEITRLAKQHAGWHFTGVDPSPDMLAVCQEKLQREELSERCTLIEGYLGDVPVSGDYDVALCLLVAHFIQDADRLGIYQQVNDQLAAGGRMICAEIAGDMASEGFDAQLISWAAMHSVASKTERDPLEIRNQLSQRLLLLAPEQTERLISQSGFELPQRFFQSLLIHGWMAKKPQR; from the coding sequence ATGAACAACACCAATGACATCTTCAACGGCGAATTCTCACGCCAGTACGACGCCTATAATGAAAGTCTGAATGAGATTGCCAATAACCTGCATATGTTGATTGCCGTGTTGCTGCGCGACCTGCCGAAAAAGGCGCGAATTCTCTGCGTGGGAGTAGGGACGGGGTCTGAAATCACCCGGCTCGCCAAGCAGCATGCGGGTTGGCACTTCACCGGCGTCGATCCTTCCCCAGATATGCTGGCAGTCTGCCAAGAGAAGTTGCAGCGCGAAGAGCTGAGTGAAAGATGCACTCTGATCGAAGGTTATCTGGGCGACGTGCCGGTGAGCGGCGACTATGACGTTGCGCTGTGTCTGCTGGTCGCCCACTTTATTCAGGACGCCGATCGTTTGGGTATTTACCAGCAGGTAAATGACCAACTGGCGGCGGGCGGGCGAATGATCTGCGCCGAAATCGCCGGAGATATGGCATCTGAAGGCTTTGACGCCCAGCTCATTAGCTGGGCAGCCATGCACTCTGTAGCCAGCAAAACCGAGCGCGACCCGCTGGAAATCAGAAACCAGCTTAGCCAACGACTGTTGTTACTGGCCCCGGAGCAAACCGAGCGCCTTATTAGCCAATCAGGCTTTGAACTGCCGCAGCGCTTCTTCCAATCCTTGCTGATCCACGGCTGGATGGCAAAGAAACCTCAGAGATAG
- a CDS encoding Rrf2 family transcriptional regulator, translating to MKRDSKLSGILHLLLHMAEQNTPVTSELLAQMMGTHPVVIRRTMAGLRERGYVSSVKGHGGGWTLTCDLNQITLAEIWRAVGEPALIALTHRHESPGCLVEQVVNQALDTASREAEALLIARLGEVTLAELSKDFHQHFAAHRSATHACQPKDPA from the coding sequence ATGAAAAGAGACAGTAAATTATCCGGCATCTTGCACCTCTTGCTGCACATGGCCGAACAGAATACGCCCGTCACCTCTGAGTTGCTGGCACAAATGATGGGCACCCATCCGGTGGTGATCCGCCGCACCATGGCGGGGCTGCGCGAACGCGGCTATGTCAGCTCGGTGAAAGGGCACGGCGGCGGTTGGACCTTAACCTGCGACCTCAACCAGATCACCTTGGCGGAAATCTGGCGCGCGGTGGGTGAGCCCGCGCTTATCGCCTTAACCCATCGCCACGAATCCCCCGGCTGTCTGGTCGAGCAGGTGGTCAATCAGGCATTAGATACCGCCAGCCGCGAGGCCGAAGCCTTGCTGATCGCCCGGCTGGGTGAAGTCACGCTGGCCGAGCTTTCCAAAGATTTTCATCAGCACTTCGCCGCGCATCGGTCAGCCACGCACGCCTGCCAACCCAAGGATCCCGCATGA
- a CDS encoding TCR/Tet family MFS transporter, with product MKAESECRQERVMNKSLIVIYTAIALDAVGIGLIFPILPSLLKQVTHSDNVAFYIGILTALYAVMQFVFAPVLGALSDRLGRRPVLLLSLAGAALNYLLLAFSSSLVWLLIGRAIAGMTSANVSVAMAYITDISPPETRARRFGLFNAMFGLGFIIGPVIGGVLGDIRVQLPFMAAAALNAANFLLALWVLPESRKASAGKINLALLNPLRPLRWVWSMKGLMPIVMTFFILSATGEAYGICWALWGHDAFHWNGLWIGLSLGAFGLCQTLVQTFLPGPAARFFGERGATLLGIGCACLALVGLALAQQGWMVFAIMPLFALGSMGTPALQALATRQVEADLQGQFQGVLMSAVSLASIVAPLFFSTFYFAVQHHWPGAVWLSVVAIYLIAVPLIFLATRRAAPTPEAADKVT from the coding sequence ATGAAGGCTGAATCTGAATGTCGACAGGAACGCGTTATGAATAAATCACTTATTGTTATTTACACTGCTATTGCACTTGATGCCGTGGGCATCGGCCTGATTTTTCCTATTCTGCCCTCCTTACTCAAACAGGTTACCCATAGCGACAATGTTGCCTTCTATATTGGCATCCTGACCGCGCTTTATGCCGTGATGCAGTTTGTTTTTGCGCCGGTGCTGGGTGCGCTGAGCGATCGCCTTGGGCGCAGGCCGGTGCTGTTGCTCTCCCTCGCCGGTGCCGCGCTGAATTATCTGCTGCTGGCATTCTCTTCCTCCCTTGTTTGGCTGCTGATTGGCCGAGCCATTGCCGGGATGACCAGCGCCAATGTCTCAGTGGCCATGGCCTACATCACGGATATCTCGCCGCCGGAAACCCGCGCCCGACGCTTTGGTCTGTTCAATGCCATGTTTGGGCTGGGTTTTATTATCGGCCCGGTTATCGGCGGGGTTTTGGGCGATATCCGCGTGCAGCTGCCGTTTATGGCCGCCGCCGCGCTTAACGCTGCCAACTTCCTACTGGCGCTGTGGGTTTTGCCGGAGTCGCGCAAAGCCAGTGCGGGGAAAATCAATCTCGCGCTGCTTAATCCATTACGCCCGCTGCGCTGGGTTTGGTCGATGAAGGGCCTGATGCCGATTGTGATGACTTTCTTTATTTTGAGTGCCACCGGCGAGGCTTACGGCATCTGTTGGGCGCTGTGGGGACACGACGCTTTTCACTGGAACGGCTTGTGGATTGGCTTATCTCTGGGAGCCTTTGGCCTGTGCCAAACGCTGGTACAGACTTTTCTGCCCGGCCCCGCCGCCAGGTTTTTTGGCGAGCGCGGCGCGACATTGCTGGGAATTGGCTGCGCCTGTCTTGCATTGGTCGGGCTGGCCTTGGCTCAACAAGGCTGGATGGTGTTCGCCATTATGCCGCTGTTCGCGTTGGGCAGTATGGGCACCCCGGCCCTTCAGGCACTGGCGACACGGCAGGTGGAGGCCGACCTGCAGGGGCAATTTCAGGGGGTATTGATGTCGGCGGTGAGTTTGGCATCTATTGTCGCGCCACTCTTTTTCTCTACCTTCTATTTTGCCGTGCAGCACCACTGGCCCGGCGCGGTCTGGCTGTCTGTGGTGGCGATTTACCTGATTGCAGTTCCGCTGATTTTCCTCGCCACCCGACGAGCCGCCCCCACGCCGGAAGCCGCTGACAAGGTTACTTGA
- a CDS encoding SDR family oxidoreductase — protein sequence MRIFLTGATGFIGTAVTRELIAAGHQVLGLTRSEQGAHHLAASGAEAHYGDVNDLDSLRRGISQADGVIHTAFNHDFSTFLANCESDRQVIEAMGRELAGSSRPLIITSGVALGALQPNTLASEDNFNPDHANPRKASELGGIKAAEQGASVSVVRLSQVHDPIKQGLITPLVELALQKGVSAYVEEGQNCWSAVHISDAARLYVLALEKNATNSRYNAVAEPAIPMKTLAETLGRVLNLPVKRLATHEAAEHFGWMNIFVTHDMSASSDLTQQRLGWKPTGPSLIADLEQMPIK from the coding sequence ATGCGTATTTTTCTCACCGGCGCGACCGGATTTATTGGCACCGCTGTCACCCGCGAACTTATCGCCGCGGGCCACCAGGTACTTGGATTAACCCGCAGCGAGCAGGGCGCGCACCACTTGGCGGCCTCGGGGGCGGAAGCACATTATGGCGACGTTAACGATCTAGACAGTTTGCGTCGCGGCATTAGTCAGGCCGATGGCGTGATCCACACCGCGTTCAATCACGATTTCTCGACGTTTTTAGCCAACTGTGAAAGTGACCGTCAGGTGATAGAAGCCATGGGCCGAGAATTGGCGGGGTCATCTCGCCCGCTGATTATCACCTCGGGTGTCGCGCTGGGCGCACTTCAACCCAATACGCTGGCTAGCGAGGACAACTTCAATCCTGATCACGCCAACCCGCGTAAAGCCTCAGAGCTGGGTGGCATCAAGGCCGCCGAGCAGGGCGCCAGCGTCTCGGTGGTGCGACTGTCGCAGGTTCATGACCCTATCAAGCAGGGTTTAATCACCCCGCTGGTTGAACTGGCTTTGCAGAAGGGCGTTTCGGCCTATGTCGAAGAAGGGCAAAACTGCTGGTCCGCTGTGCATATCAGCGATGCGGCGCGGCTCTATGTGTTGGCGCTGGAGAAAAACGCCACCAATAGCCGTTATAACGCCGTGGCCGAGCCTGCTATCCCAATGAAAACCCTCGCCGAGACACTGGGCCGGGTGCTGAATTTGCCGGTGAAACGCCTGGCTACGCACGAGGCGGCCGAGCATTTCGGCTGGATGAATATCTTTGTCACCCACGATATGTCTGCCTCCAGCGACCTCACCCAGCAGCGTTTAGGCTGGAAACCGACGGGCCCGTCATTGATAGCCGACCTTGAGCAAATGCCTATCAAGTAA
- a CDS encoding AraC family transcriptional regulator → MDPLSELLSLLKPQSYASGGVAIGREMAIQWPEHAGIKCYAVVSGQCWLSVEGAEGPIELNAGDCYLLPPGAPFVIATDLQAAPIDFAILREARLLGQNVLGGGTEACFLVGGHFVLTGLHADLLLGSLPPVVHIQQEADKAAMRWSLERMALEVREPQPGGSLITQQLAYMMLIQALRLHLHDGKNSGVGWLFALADKQLSTALACMHNNPEHRWTLESLAAHVGMSRSAFAKHFKDIVGSAPIEYLTHWRMLLACDRLKNSADSIPRIATSLGYESESAFGKAFKRVIGCSPRQHR, encoded by the coding sequence GTGGATCCTTTGTCAGAACTGCTCTCCTTGCTCAAGCCCCAGAGCTATGCCTCGGGGGGCGTGGCGATAGGTCGCGAGATGGCAATTCAATGGCCCGAACATGCTGGTATTAAGTGTTACGCCGTGGTGTCTGGGCAATGTTGGTTATCCGTCGAAGGCGCTGAGGGGCCGATAGAGCTGAATGCGGGAGACTGTTACCTCCTGCCGCCGGGAGCGCCTTTTGTTATCGCAACAGATCTGCAAGCCGCGCCGATAGACTTCGCTATTCTGCGCGAGGCGCGGCTTTTAGGCCAAAACGTGCTGGGGGGTGGGACGGAGGCGTGTTTTCTGGTCGGCGGCCACTTTGTGTTGACCGGGCTTCATGCTGATTTGCTGCTCGGCTCCTTGCCGCCCGTGGTGCATATTCAGCAGGAAGCCGATAAAGCGGCCATGCGTTGGTCGCTGGAGCGAATGGCGCTGGAGGTGCGCGAACCCCAGCCGGGCGGCAGCCTGATCACCCAGCAGCTGGCGTATATGATGCTGATCCAGGCTCTTCGGCTTCATCTGCACGACGGAAAAAATAGCGGCGTTGGCTGGCTTTTTGCTTTGGCGGACAAACAGTTAAGCACCGCGCTGGCCTGTATGCATAACAACCCGGAGCATCGCTGGACTTTAGAGAGTCTTGCAGCACACGTCGGCATGTCTCGCTCAGCTTTCGCTAAGCATTTTAAAGACATCGTCGGCAGCGCGCCGATTGAGTACCTGACCCACTGGCGGATGCTGCTGGCCTGCGATCGATTAAAAAACTCAGCAGATTCAATCCCGCGCATCGCCACGTCCCTCGGCTATGAGTCCGAAAGTGCATTTGGTAAAGCTTTTAAACGCGTTATTGGCTGTTCACCGAGACAGCATCGGTAA